A single genomic interval of Peromyscus leucopus breed LL Stock chromosome 7, UCI_PerLeu_2.1, whole genome shotgun sequence harbors:
- the LOC114687625 gene encoding olfactory receptor 145-like has protein sequence MAYDRYVAIYNPLMYNVALSPKVCSYLMLGSYLMGFSGAMIHTRFILRLTCDGNTINHYFCDVLPLLQLSCTSTYANEIELFIVAGKDIIVPTVNIFTSYSFILSNILKIRSTESRSKAFSTCSSHMLAVCLFFGSGAFMYLKPTSAVSTDEGKFSSIFYTIVVPMMNPLIYSLRNKDVKVAVRKTLSRRMY, from the coding sequence atggcctatgatcgctatgtaGCTATCTACAATCCACTCATGTATAATGTTGCCTTGTCTCCTAAGGTGTGTTCCTATCTAATGCTTGGTTCATATTTGATGGGGTTTTCTGGTGCCATGATCCACACAAGATTCATCCTGAGACTGACCTGTGATGGGAACACCATCAACCACTACTTCTGTGATGTCCTCCCTTTGCTGCAGCTCTCCTGCACCAGCACCTATGCCAATGAGATAGAGCTGTTCATTGTAGCAGGAAAAGACATCATTGTGCCCACAGTTAATATCTTTACCTCTTACAGCTTCATCCTCTCCAACATCCTCAAAATAAGATCAACTGAAAGCAGGTCCAAAGCCTTCAGCACCTGCAGTTCCCATATGCTTGCTGTTTGTCTATTCTTTGGATCAGGTGCATTCATGTATCTCAAACCTACCTCAGCTGTATCTACGGATGAGGGaaaattctcttctattttttataCCATTGTGGTTCCCATGATGAACCCTTTAATCTACAGCTTGAGGAACAAAGATGTTAAAGTGGCTGTGAGAAAAACCTTGAGCAGGAGAATGTATTGA